gatgatgatgatgatgagaaaATATTACCCTAAAATTCGACTGACGCTTTCTTCTTCTCTTCTTTTACACCTTTCCCAGTCATGTGGGGTTGCCACAGTATGTTACGCCGACCACAAACTATCACCGAACTCGGACATATGCCGACGCGAATTCACGAAAATTGCGTATAGTTTGTTTGAGCgcttttatttaaagcaataaaatgCCAACCACGATAGAACTAGTGACGTGAGCTGCTTGTTACTACATAACTACAATATAATGATATGATCTATCTGTGACTTTCTTCATACACCTGAATCACCCCAAAAATATATGCTGAGTCCGCCAAAATTCGCGGAACTGCgtctttattgttattatatacatacctatcaatacatataaaaaattccgtacatttacataaaaacaaaattaggcgatagagtcatagtAACAGAGTAAGCTAAACCataggaaatatatttcagtcgtatgagcatcttctgtatagatatcgttacgctttgtctgtacagttaaatttctctaaacattttgactccttacaaaaaattgttcggccacacgaacgaagttgcgggcctcagctagtataaaatattttttgttactctATATGTAAGACTTTCTAACacaatgtacttatataaaatttcatgtggGGTTACAAAGATGAATGAAGTAAGAGTGCAAGCCACGCGTCACAACTTTCGATTAATTATGAATGAGCCAAGAGCGATCTGCGTCAAGGCTGCCCTCGGTCGTCGTGATCAAACAGAGGTtactcaatataaaaaaaatagcctgCAGATTGCGTGTCccaatgtcatattttttataggtttaGGGAAAATGTCAActgcttatttttattaataagtcaTATTAACATTTGTCATAGATATTCTAGTTACTAACTAAAAAACCCTTCTTTTTGACAGTCAGTATTCTTTTTGTCAGATGTCCTCACGATACTCGTGTATCTCTCATTGCCATTTGAAGGCAGACAGTAGGCGTCACATTCATATACCGAGGCAAACAAACTCCACGTGTAtgatagattttaaataaataaatatataagaacaaatcacacaaattgagttggccccaaagtaagttcgtcaCTTGTGTCATtggttactaactcaacaacactgtattttataatatacttatacatatatagataaacatccaagacccaggtccaTCTGAGTTTATTCCATCTTGACTGACCGGGGCTAGAACCCAAGACCCCCCCGTGTCCGGcttgatgaccattaggccacggaggtcgtcatttTGCTTGTTTGTAAAGAGACAAATTCTTCTCCCTCATCTTAGTTATTCAGGTCATATGTGATCGTCCAAATCGAAAgcgaccttatggcgcccggcacttacaCTATTTTTGCCGTTGTATTGTATTCGAATCAAGATTCAAATCAAcagcaataaagacctaagtgccagccgccataaggtcccttttgatttggacgaccacatataTCTAAAAtctcaataattataattctagATGACAATGACAACGGCGGTGGAGGGAGGCGCGTCCCTGGCCTGGCGCCTCCTGGCCACGCTGGAAGGCGGCTCCCTCCTGCTGGCCACGTCTGCACTCCTGGCCTACACCGCCCGGAGGAAGGTCGCTAGAAAAAGACATAGTCATAGGAGACCTGTTAAAAGTGTTCTGGTAAGATAATTATTCTAATTGGCGTGAAGGAAAGAACCTGGCCTGGCGCGCTCTGCTAGCCAAGTGTAGgtacactaaataaaataaatacattttgtttgttaccagtGAAGCAGGAACTTTGTTTAACTGACTTGGTCTACAATAAATTCTGGAGTTTATCATGAGATCAGACTGTAGTTATGTTGTTCCCaatccaaataaaattaggtacctaaactTAGCTTTTCCATGATGTTCTTATCAGGGACTTTACCATGTCTGCGGAACTTCTCTCATTCGGACTCTACTATGCATTAATTTACCACATAtcaaatgatattatataattgaacTCATCGTTGTCTTGAGAAAGGTCTTCTAAATAAACCAAACTTAGTCGACATCTCCGTCAGAATCATCcgaatttcaatttattatgtgtatttatcaCTTGCATTTTTCAGATAACGAACACAACAAACGAACTGGGCCAACAGCTGAAGAATGAGCTGGAATCTCGAGGCTGTACGGTCAGCAGTGTGACCGACGAGCTGATGCAGAACATCAGCAGCTGTTCTGAAAGCAGGGTGGACGCGCTGGTGGTGGTAGGCGCAGAGCCCAGCACGGATTGTCTTAATGGGATGTCTGAGTTCGTGTCGCAGGACGTGTACAGCAATTTgaaggtaatttttattaatttactcaataatatacttataataacaacctatatgtaaaatataggtttttttaaataaaatttgcgaatttttaactaaatttaatcagtggtggtgtaatgattaagacgctcgcctgtggaccgaaagttcgaatcctattcgtgtcacatgagtttttataccaacTCTAAACCCGAAAACACGTCGGCCTGAGATTTTTATAACCAAATAGGCCCCACCTGAGTCATAATTTAATCCTCCTCTactcacttttttttttactttgt
This DNA window, taken from Plodia interpunctella isolate USDA-ARS_2022_Savannah chromosome 2, ilPloInte3.2, whole genome shotgun sequence, encodes the following:
- the LOC128675745 gene encoding uncharacterized protein LOC128675745 isoform X3; the encoded protein is MTMTTAVEGGASLAWRLLATLEGGSLLLATSALLAYTARRKVARKRHSHRRPVKSVLITNTTNELGQQLKNELESRGCTVSSVTDELMQNISSCSESRVDALVVVGAEPSTDCLNGMSEFVSQDVYSNLKVLETTSVLVRPGGTIVWACAGAAAGGGAAFSVAGAAFDAVIQAGLQHVAKSSRCEAVWLARAAAGDAASAARRAAAALLPAARPLSRFSPRCLSKKGC
- the LOC128675745 gene encoding uncharacterized protein LOC128675745 isoform X1; translation: MTMTTAVEGGASLAWRLLATLEGGSLLLATSALLAYTARRKVARKRHSHRRPVKSVLITNTTNELGQQLKNELESRGCTVSSVTDELMQNISSCSESRVDALVVVGAEPSTDCLNGMSEFVSQDVYSNLKVLETTSVLVRPGGTIVWACAGAAAGGGAAFSVAGAAFDAVIQAGLQHVAKSSRCEAVWLARAAAGDAASAARRAAAALLPAARPLSRFSPRNAVYKIGEYLDRMWKIIT
- the LOC128675745 gene encoding uncharacterized protein LOC128675745 isoform X2 — translated: MTMTTAVEGGASLAWRLLATLEGGSLLLATSALLAYTARRKVARKRHSHRRPVKSVLITNTTNELGQQLKNELESRGCTVSSVTDELMQNISSCSESRVDALVVVGAEPSTDCLNGMSEFVSQDVYSNLKVLETTSVLVRPGGTIVWACAGAAAGGGAAFSVAGAAFDAVIQAGLQHVAKSSRCEAVWLARAAAGDAASAARRAAAALLPAARPLSRNAVYKIGEYLDRMWKIIT
- the LOC128675745 gene encoding uncharacterized protein LOC128675745 isoform X4, whose translation is MTMTTAVEGGASLAWRLLATLEGGSLLLATSALLAYTARRKVARKRHSHRRPVKSVLITNTTNELGQQLKNELESRGCTVSSVTDELMQNISSCSESRVDALVVVGAEPSTDCLNGMSEFVSQDVYSNLKVLETTSVLVRPGGTIVWACAGAAAGGGAAFSVAGAAFDAVIQAGLQHVAKRNAVYKIGEYLDRMWKIIT